The following are from one region of the Candidatus Wallbacteria bacterium genome:
- a CDS encoding choice-of-anchor D domain-containing protein: MQKKGFNVSPPSYDFSTVNVGSSKDCTFRVTNTGTKSLSGSATSSGSPFTVISGSPYTISGGGNYADVTVRFSPTAAISSQGTITFSASGTAGSDTWSGSQAVSVNGLGFAPPEIVSVYWSKTSAVVNETVYAYAEVRNIPTSTSGFFEIWEHDWVFDQLHNDPAGGKINGTVVFTGGKYLLQASFTPQSATTLPLYLVANISSCSKSSKNVSELTVTALPKLKYTPPSFDFGTKPAGSQLSGTLTITNDGGGTLTGSIAYSSSNGLGISFASSSFSITTTPLTVLLSGTAPTEPGSYSGTITITSNGGNGSIPISVIVPKYITAANFTHPSKGWDGQTWNAVGETKGYSYQSSGTVTIYEDVFLLPDTHDGPFAVSNTSNLPNSFVYSYKFSKGGTYYFDFNIDGNVKRSPSYIIEIPIIDVKPDPTLDFGLVNVGSSATKEITVKNIGTGTLSGHASFTNSGGTGVMSIPEAETNIFTIVTSPDYSISAGNEFKIGIKFSPTSNISFSQPIYFTGGGQASRTIIGTGAGNFTSVYWNCSPLKVAAETVVEMKAQFQGVLTGTQVEFQVMEDVPIISDFPHGSKKYGEVKLLNGVLVASANWTSETAAIFSTDGFYYNVKFTANGKDFTSHSPYDQELTVTPAGPVPQITPPSIDFGIVGVPSHTGREIVVKNIGGGTLEGIITPTSTPPGKFTLISNTYSLTNEQSKIFVVSYDPTTPEIVTGNLSFSSGPSLALKAESNGDPTKQVAVRFIIEKENLVDEISYLEVSYNVPISTGDATVLYKRVYPNADNNLIFDLTLSELTLYDYIGPTMSRFIVSAHTGGLFDKTITAWNVKFDSSYYTIITPSDPSKFKYYWPKTTNTQYVKLFNDKIQSYRESKLQQFYTLKPWSAENTGKDVLLLVHGRAEGDFAWSSQYYDTFKNDFEVWEFSYPYMQWVDGGDGLASADLLSKAMVLLNVKYPDRKINILAYSLGGLVSRCCLEQKGWLEKSSFGRLMMLGTPNHGSASYVLYLNVASTIFRDWVNDLVLWAFDAWAGNCDEHLSFASNLIMELNPANYSKTKTDLMKSKYFVLAGMDSNAYKFGQSLSKGSYFRQVENEPTDFFGDSVVPVASASLQEIEVPLKVVDLSHFSIRSAASEVLQSALTFFQSGATSGTPSADIENMKNFSSVLVQTDGSVMELKNNRYVRNPNDIMYIERESDSSKYYLLPGIGRDDAWFNQNIPTSVLDEDLIPKIDVKDLTWIQECKDYLTKVKDFDKSYTPPFFAQSIQESYNYWQAMLLPPGTYRVMKYNTLNRGTCYGGTFTVKALQTNFFRVMQWDSTGISQPISMIPADYAQVDSMTPYFEWSRFKNTDGFTTQKGYQLKVWKEPGKEIVYNTGLIEAISASTHMYSPNQYSGFDSAAQENKVSQSLNWNQNYGWKIRYYGSTNKWSTWSTDQHFSPVNQNPPYFKDCLVTYTNSADQQVGTTVASDSRIQITHDISRTLSLKINKGGIGGTTFEVILPDGTAPTPKYCEESYWVFSIMSPVKIGSYYARCAGGNWAVIDVKKVIKTPGPVKNLVISTNTIEMSVSMSWKAPDDDGGSPIIRYDILRDGAAASNSPVTQPSYKSDGNHTYEVEYTYSVSAVNIAGPGPLVDVYARFDRNYRPPDPISVITAEAMLAEKCIRIKWDPPANNGGQQILGYRLWKGLSTSELSALNVKLDANASEYKDFDVLKNITYYYAVTSGNTMGESLPSPVVNSSLQVPITRLTVALNPSGIGGQWAFRKASGPDTITPFWRNSGASCEIEVNGTVIFSPVNGYTTPADQTIVYNGTNESHSATYVPNNNYKVTGSVNSNEFIITLWKEGVAIQNFSSSDGNFQFTGLSASSFAVVVEKEYYYPSRKEFTFSTSDVNLAQILLTEYPPESPQQPLPTLYSGAARVDLNNDKIEEDAKAGDLITVLDSGQQIVGAKLVDTSGIYRYLPVASDDPSTIADEGASSGETLIFRINEAPASPNAVKDGGGKVITGFNISTLGIESREFTRNLRAGLNRTSISMNLDNPSVEVAVAGIRDKIEFIWGKKGSSFLTYYPNDPVNSSLTTLEPLSIYYISIKANSSLYLKGIKITPPNVVKLKKGMTTVPNLWWNVKILDVIKPIFEKVDSIWERTPISSSGWNIYSKIDLVPNNFNLTPTSVLYIFCNEAADLPY, translated from the coding sequence GTGCAGAAAAAAGGCTTCAATGTTTCCCCACCTTCTTATGATTTCAGCACTGTCAATGTTGGAAGCTCCAAAGATTGCACATTCCGGGTTACTAATACTGGTACGAAATCGTTATCTGGTTCTGCTACCAGCAGCGGATCGCCTTTTACTGTGATTTCAGGTTCACCCTATACGATCTCAGGTGGAGGAAATTATGCCGATGTCACAGTCCGGTTTTCACCAACTGCAGCAATAAGTTCCCAAGGGACCATCACTTTTTCTGCAAGCGGGACTGCTGGATCTGACACTTGGTCAGGCAGCCAGGCAGTTTCAGTTAATGGTCTTGGTTTTGCTCCACCGGAAATTGTCAGTGTTTACTGGTCCAAGACCAGTGCTGTTGTTAATGAAACTGTTTATGCCTATGCGGAAGTAAGAAACATCCCTACTTCAACCAGCGGTTTTTTTGAGATATGGGAGCACGACTGGGTTTTTGATCAATTGCATAATGACCCTGCTGGTGGAAAAATCAATGGTACTGTTGTATTTACAGGTGGTAAATATTTGTTACAAGCATCTTTCACCCCACAATCTGCTACAACTTTACCATTGTATCTTGTAGCAAATATTTCAAGTTGCTCAAAAAGCTCCAAGAATGTAAGCGAACTTACTGTTACTGCACTCCCAAAACTTAAATATACGCCACCTTCTTTTGATTTCGGCACTAAACCTGCAGGCAGCCAATTGTCTGGTACTCTCACGATCACTAATGATGGTGGCGGAACTTTAACCGGGAGTATTGCTTACTCTTCTTCTAATGGACTTGGCATTTCATTTGCAAGTTCATCGTTTTCCATTACTACAACTCCTTTAACTGTACTACTTTCAGGTACTGCTCCAACAGAACCAGGATCATATTCAGGCACCATAACTATTACCTCCAATGGGGGCAATGGAAGCATTCCTATTTCTGTGATTGTACCTAAGTACATTACTGCCGCAAATTTTACTCATCCATCGAAGGGATGGGACGGGCAGACCTGGAACGCAGTCGGGGAGACAAAAGGTTACAGCTACCAATCAAGCGGGACAGTCACTATTTACGAGGATGTTTTTCTCCTTCCTGACACACATGATGGACCATTTGCAGTATCTAACACCAGTAACTTGCCAAATTCATTTGTGTATTCATACAAGTTTTCTAAGGGAGGCACATATTATTTTGACTTTAACATTGATGGCAATGTGAAGCGATCACCCTCATATATCATCGAAATACCAATCATTGATGTAAAGCCGGATCCTACACTCGATTTCGGTCTGGTCAATGTCGGATCATCAGCAACCAAGGAAATTACAGTTAAAAATATCGGCACCGGCACCCTTTCTGGCCATGCAAGCTTTACCAATTCCGGTGGTACAGGGGTTATGTCGATCCCAGAAGCTGAAACCAATATTTTCACTATTGTTACTAGTCCGGATTACAGTATTTCAGCCGGCAACGAATTTAAAATCGGAATAAAATTTTCCCCGACCTCAAATATTTCATTTTCCCAGCCAATTTACTTTACTGGTGGTGGACAAGCATCACGCACAATAATTGGTACTGGTGCGGGGAATTTCACATCTGTTTACTGGAATTGTTCGCCTTTAAAAGTTGCAGCAGAGACTGTAGTTGAAATGAAGGCTCAATTCCAGGGTGTTCTTACTGGAACGCAAGTGGAGTTTCAGGTAATGGAAGATGTTCCTATCATCTCAGATTTCCCGCACGGATCAAAAAAGTACGGTGAAGTCAAACTGTTGAATGGTGTGTTAGTTGCATCAGCTAACTGGACTTCAGAAACTGCAGCAATTTTTTCAACTGATGGCTTTTATTACAATGTCAAATTCACAGCAAACGGTAAGGATTTCACTTCACATTCGCCCTATGATCAGGAACTGACAGTTACACCTGCAGGGCCAGTTCCCCAGATCACACCGCCATCAATCGATTTTGGTATTGTAGGTGTCCCCTCACATACAGGACGGGAAATTGTAGTGAAAAACATTGGTGGAGGCACACTGGAAGGCATAATTACTCCCACTTCCACACCTCCTGGAAAATTTACTTTGATCAGCAACACTTATTCACTCACAAATGAGCAAAGCAAAATTTTTGTAGTCAGCTATGATCCCACTACACCGGAAATTGTTACGGGGAATCTCAGTTTCAGCAGTGGACCAAGTCTGGCTTTGAAAGCAGAATCAAATGGCGATCCGACCAAGCAAGTAGCTGTGAGATTCATTATTGAAAAGGAAAACCTGGTTGATGAAATCAGCTATCTTGAAGTCAGTTATAATGTGCCGATATCGACAGGGGATGCTACAGTACTTTACAAGCGGGTATACCCGAATGCAGATAACAACCTAATTTTCGATTTAACCCTTTCAGAGTTAACTCTTTATGATTACATAGGACCTACCATGTCTCGTTTTATTGTCAGTGCACATACTGGCGGCCTTTTTGACAAAACAATCACAGCATGGAACGTAAAGTTTGACTCATCATACTACACGATCATCACACCCAGCGATCCATCAAAATTCAAGTATTATTGGCCCAAAACGACTAATACCCAGTATGTCAAGCTATTTAACGATAAAATTCAGAGTTACAGAGAAAGTAAGCTTCAGCAGTTCTATACTCTGAAGCCCTGGTCGGCGGAAAACACTGGAAAAGATGTTCTGCTTCTTGTCCATGGGCGCGCTGAAGGAGATTTTGCATGGAGCAGCCAGTATTATGATACCTTCAAGAATGATTTTGAGGTCTGGGAGTTCAGCTATCCATACATGCAGTGGGTGGATGGAGGTGACGGCCTTGCTTCAGCCGACCTGCTCAGTAAGGCTATGGTTCTACTTAATGTTAAGTACCCTGACAGAAAAATCAACATTTTAGCTTACTCCCTGGGCGGATTGGTTTCCAGATGTTGCCTTGAACAGAAGGGGTGGCTAGAAAAGAGTTCCTTTGGAAGATTGATGATGCTTGGTACTCCTAATCACGGCAGTGCTTCATACGTGCTGTATTTGAACGTGGCAAGCACTATCTTCAGGGACTGGGTTAATGATCTAGTGTTATGGGCTTTCGATGCTTGGGCTGGCAACTGCGACGAACACTTGAGTTTCGCCAGCAATCTGATCATGGAATTGAATCCAGCCAATTACTCAAAAACAAAAACCGACCTGATGAAGAGCAAGTATTTTGTACTGGCTGGAATGGATTCAAATGCTTACAAATTTGGTCAATCTCTTAGCAAAGGATCATATTTCCGCCAGGTGGAAAATGAGCCTACAGACTTTTTTGGCGACTCAGTAGTACCAGTAGCCAGTGCTTCTCTTCAAGAAATTGAAGTGCCTCTAAAGGTGGTTGATCTCAGTCACTTTAGTATCAGGTCAGCTGCCAGTGAAGTGCTGCAGTCCGCACTGACTTTCTTCCAGTCAGGCGCTACTTCCGGAACCCCATCTGCGGACATTGAAAATATGAAGAATTTTTCTTCGGTGCTGGTGCAAACTGACGGCAGTGTGATGGAACTGAAAAATAACAGATACGTCCGCAATCCTAATGACATTATGTATATTGAACGTGAAAGCGACAGCAGTAAATACTATCTTCTGCCGGGTATAGGCAGAGACGATGCCTGGTTCAACCAGAACATACCCACTTCTGTGCTAGATGAAGATTTGATACCCAAGATCGATGTTAAAGACCTTACCTGGATACAGGAGTGCAAAGATTACTTAACCAAAGTCAAAGATTTCGACAAATCCTACACCCCCCCCTTCTTCGCCCAGTCTATTCAGGAAAGCTACAATTACTGGCAAGCGATGCTGCTGCCACCGGGAACTTACAGGGTGATGAAATACAACACATTGAATCGTGGTACCTGTTATGGCGGCACATTTACAGTTAAGGCTCTACAAACGAACTTTTTCAGGGTAATGCAATGGGATTCAACCGGCATATCACAACCGATTTCTATGATACCTGCTGATTATGCTCAGGTAGACTCAATGACACCTTACTTCGAGTGGTCCAGGTTCAAGAATACTGACGGATTCACAACTCAAAAAGGATATCAGCTGAAAGTCTGGAAAGAACCGGGTAAAGAGATTGTGTATAACACTGGATTAATAGAAGCGATCTCGGCCTCAACCCATATGTATTCACCCAACCAATACAGTGGTTTTGATTCTGCCGCGCAGGAAAACAAGGTGAGCCAGAGCCTGAACTGGAATCAGAATTACGGCTGGAAGATCAGATATTATGGTTCCACTAACAAATGGAGCACCTGGAGTACTGATCAGCATTTCAGCCCGGTCAATCAAAATCCTCCATATTTCAAAGATTGTCTTGTTACCTACACCAACAGCGCTGATCAGCAAGTAGGCACAACAGTTGCTTCAGATTCAAGGATTCAAATTACTCATGATATCAGTAGAACTTTGTCTCTCAAAATCAATAAAGGAGGAATCGGCGGGACAACTTTTGAGGTGATTCTGCCTGATGGCACTGCACCAACACCAAAATACTGCGAGGAAAGTTACTGGGTTTTTTCAATCATGTCTCCGGTTAAAATCGGATCTTATTATGCCCGCTGCGCAGGAGGAAACTGGGCTGTCATAGATGTCAAAAAAGTAATCAAGACACCAGGACCGGTCAAAAATCTGGTTATCTCTACAAACACCATTGAAATGTCTGTGTCCATGTCGTGGAAAGCGCCGGATGACGATGGAGGATCTCCAATTATTAGATATGATATCCTCCGGGATGGAGCTGCTGCATCTAACAGCCCTGTAACGCAACCATCCTACAAATCGGATGGAAATCACACCTATGAAGTTGAATATACATATTCTGTAAGCGCAGTTAATATAGCTGGACCAGGGCCTCTGGTAGATGTATATGCGCGCTTTGATCGAAATTACAGACCACCTGATCCGATTTCTGTAATAACTGCTGAAGCAATGCTGGCTGAAAAGTGCATTAGGATTAAATGGGATCCACCTGCTAACAATGGAGGACAGCAGATTTTGGGTTATCGCTTATGGAAAGGTTTGTCTACAAGCGAATTAAGCGCACTTAACGTCAAATTGGATGCTAATGCCTCAGAGTATAAGGATTTTGATGTTTTAAAAAATATAACTTACTACTATGCTGTGACCTCTGGTAATACCATGGGGGAAAGCTTGCCTTCACCTGTTGTGAATTCAAGTCTGCAAGTGCCGATAACAAGGTTAACTGTAGCTCTTAATCCCTCAGGAATTGGAGGACAATGGGCTTTCAGAAAAGCCTCCGGCCCTGATACTATCACTCCGTTCTGGAGAAACAGCGGAGCCAGTTGTGAGATTGAGGTAAATGGAACAGTTATTTTCTCCCCTGTGAATGGATACACAACCCCGGCAGATCAGACGATTGTTTACAATGGGACAAATGAATCGCATTCTGCTACATACGTTCCGAACAATAATTACAAAGTTACAGGTTCGGTTAACAGCAATGAATTCATTATTACCCTCTGGAAGGAAGGCGTAGCCATCCAAAATTTCAGTTCCTCAGATGGTAATTTTCAATTCACCGGTCTGAGCGCTAGCAGTTTTGCTGTTGTGGTAGAGAAGGAATACTACTATCCAAGTCGGAAAGAGTTTACATTCTCAACTTCCGATGTGAATCTTGCTCAAATATTATTAACAGAATATCCTCCAGAATCTCCCCAGCAACCCTTGCCAACTCTATATTCTGGTGCAGCTAGAGTGGACCTGAATAACGACAAGATTGAAGAAGATGCAAAAGCAGGTGATTTGATTACAGTACTTGATTCAGGGCAACAGATTGTTGGTGCTAAACTTGTGGATACGTCAGGAATTTACAGATATCTACCAGTTGCATCTGACGATCCAAGTACAATTGCTGATGAGGGCGCGTCTTCCGGTGAAACACTTATCTTCCGTATTAATGAAGCCCCAGCTTCACCGAATGCAGTTAAAGACGGTGGAGGCAAAGTCATTACAGGATTCAACATTAGTACTCTCGGGATCGAAAGCCGGGAATTCACCCGTAATTTGAGGGCAGGCTTAAACAGAACATCTATTTCGATGAATCTCGATAACCCTTCAGTGGAAGTTGCTGTAGCTGGAATAAGAGACAAAATAGAATTTATCTGGGGTAAAAAAGGATCGAGTTTCTTGACCTACTACCCTAATGACCCTGTTAATAGTAGTCTCACCACTCTCGAACCACTTTCTATTTACTATATTTCTATTAAGGCTAACAGTTCTTTGTACTTAAAAGGAATAAAGATTACTCCACCCAATGTAGTAAAACTTAAAAAAGGTATGACGACTGTGCCAAATCTCTGGTGGAATGTCAAAATTCTGGATGTTATCAAGCCAATATTCGAGAAAGTCGACTCAATATGGGAGAGGACACCAATTTCAAGCTCCGGATGGAACATCTACAGTAAAATTGACCTTGTTCCAAACAATTTTAATCTTACTCCTACCAGTGTGCTGTACATTTTCTGTAATGAAGCTGCTGATTTACCGTATTAA
- a CDS encoding choice-of-anchor D domain-containing protein: MKLEFGLWVLLLCCSTTYATDYQLDSYVTTFNVGTTSGASSFTLGSTVTGYVDAYTSGFSGTNAYLSISITGITFSSSNVSNYWDNGFDSCTITYPPTKIWGRYDTTQPSKTCQYVLLDYYEASWFYGESGRSQFNFTPTSAGDYYIQARLLINNGGNRYVYPSSGTTDQQDWFVKRYKVSITRPPVPSVSPNPYSFGDVTVGGYKDKTFTVSNIGGGTLSGSVSGGSPFSIVSGSPYNIPGGSSASVKVRFAPTSAGYSSVQANFTGGGGVTVSIDGNGVTRSLQSVVFSPTECFEGKSVNITVNGSNIPSSPYVSIQLYSDGYFTDTNRASLGTYFSGTTATAQWTSQYYDSDPFFRNAQSRLITQP; this comes from the coding sequence ATGAAATTAGAATTTGGTTTATGGGTATTGTTGTTGTGCTGCAGTACAACTTATGCCACTGATTATCAGTTAGACTCATATGTTACAACTTTTAATGTTGGGACAACTTCAGGCGCAAGCAGTTTTACGTTAGGTTCAACGGTTACCGGATATGTCGATGCATACACATCAGGATTTTCTGGCACAAATGCATATCTTTCTATTTCCATAACTGGAATCACATTCTCTTCCTCTAATGTATCTAACTATTGGGATAATGGATTTGACTCATGCACAATAACATATCCCCCAACTAAGATATGGGGCAGGTATGATACAACACAACCGTCCAAAACATGCCAATATGTGCTACTGGATTATTACGAAGCTAGCTGGTTCTATGGAGAAAGCGGGAGGAGCCAGTTTAATTTTACACCAACGAGTGCAGGCGATTATTACATACAAGCTAGATTGTTAATTAATAATGGTGGAAATAGATATGTTTATCCTTCTTCCGGCACCACCGATCAGCAGGATTGGTTTGTAAAACGATATAAAGTCAGTATTACTCGACCACCTGTTCCCAGTGTTTCTCCCAATCCTTACTCTTTTGGAGATGTGACTGTTGGAGGATACAAGGATAAAACCTTTACAGTCTCCAATATTGGTGGTGGAACATTGAGTGGTAGCGTTTCTGGTGGTTCGCCATTCTCGATTGTCAGTGGGAGTCCTTACAACATACCTGGAGGTAGTAGTGCATCCGTTAAAGTTAGATTCGCACCTACAAGTGCTGGATACAGTAGTGTTCAGGCTAATTTTACTGGCGGAGGTGGCGTAACCGTATCGATCGACGGCAATGGAGTTACTCGGTCATTGCAATCAGTTGTGTTCAGCCCTACTGAATGTTTCGAGGGAAAGAGTGTCAACATTACGGTGAATGGTAGTAATATTCCGAGTTCGCCTTATGTCTCAATTCAATTATACTCAGATGGATATTTTACAGATACAAACCGTGCTTCCTTAGGTACATATTTCTCTGGCACTACGGCAACTGCCCAATGGACTTCACAATATTATGATAGTGATCCTTTTTTTCGCAATGCTCAGTCTCGATTGATAACACAACCTTGA